The following nucleotide sequence is from Trifolium pratense cultivar HEN17-A07 linkage group LG2, ARS_RC_1.1, whole genome shotgun sequence.
gtttgatttggacaccgaaaaaaaaacgcaatttttcactactttaaactcgattatttcgtcgtaaattaattttttattttttattttttataccaaaattcataatttttttttctctacaaatagagacttggttcgtttgatttggacacagaaaaaaaaacccaatttttcactaccttaatctcatttttcactaccttacatcaactcactgaaaccattctaccagaaaaatggtttcggagtacaaatctctgaaaccattctacaagctaaatggtttcagaagcaaataactaataatcaacttactgaaaccattttaccagcaaaatggtttcagattacaactctctgaaaccattctaccagataaatggtttcagaagcaaacacaattaataaattactcactgaaaccattctaccagtaaaatggtttcagaatacaactatgtgcaaccattctacaagctaaatggtttcagaagcaaataattaataatcaacttactgaaaccattctaccagcaaaatggtttcagattacaactctctgaaaccattgtaccagataaatggtttcagaagcaaacacaattaataaattactcactgaaaccattctaccagtaaaatggtttcagaatacaactatgtgcaaccattctacaagctaaatggtttcagaagcaaataactaataatcaacttactgaaaccattctaccagcaaaatggtttcagattacaactctctgaaaccattgtaccagataaatggtttcagaagcaaacacaattaataaattactcactgaaaccattctaccagtaaaatggtttcagaatacaactatgtgcaaccattctacaagctaaatggtttcagaagcaaataactaataatcaacttactgaaaccattctaccagcaaaatggtttcagattacaactctctgaaaccattgtaccagataaatggtttcagaagcaaacacaattaataaattacccattgaaaccattctaccagtaaaatggtttcagaatacaactatgtgcaaccattctaccaattaaatggtttcagaagcaaacattagtttttaattaccgttttatctcatttaattaactaaaaatagtttcaggtctccaaaaatttcataaaatataccaaaagttccagaatattatctactattttcctggtataatggtttcagtgagttggttgagtttacaacacacaagtaacgtatttagtaaacaataaaatgagattaaggtagtgaaaaattgcgtttttttttttgtgtccaaatcaaacgaaccaagtctctatttgtagggaaataaaattatgaattttggtataaaaaataaaaaattaatttacgacgatataatcgagtttaaagtagtgaaaaattgcgtttttttttcggtgtccaaatcaaacgaaccaagtctctatttgtagagaaaaaaaagttatgaattttggtataaaaaataaaaaataaaaaattaatttacgacgaaataatcgagtttaaagtataaaatggaaaaaatcacgcagacccattcatatgctgacacgtggctgccttttcaaaagcaaaattttctctctccagcttataatctagtgtggcgcagacaggatgatctgatagatcaggatgatctgggctgtctgattgatcagacagtcttaatgagatcacatcttggctgtctgatggaaatcaacggtctgtaaccatggtccttccgtacgcgcgcgacactggatccacgtctattaattgtttaagaaggtggggcgcgtgttgttatgtttttttttatgtaaaattacagaaatgcccctgttgctctattctttcaaaaattaaaagaatgggtattttggtccaattgaaaaggtgcaccttgctaacttagaccaaactagggtctaagttagaaaacccctatatatatatatatatatatatatatatatatatatatttaaataacgTATCCAGCCGTATGGGATcgagaattttgaaaaaaaattcatatcacCGTATAGGTGTCGGTATCGGTGTGGTATATCGGTATCGTGTCCCTGGAGCAGGCTTCATGGATAGTCACACTTCCAATTCATCATCCATCCGCATCACGTGTTGTTCTGTCTATAATAAACCCTTCCTTACTTGCCATCATAATTGCTTTCTTCGGCCAACCACCGTCCATGACTATCTTCTAGTTCTGTTCTACTACCAAGGTCAGTCACTACTTTCCTCTTTACTCTGTTCCCATCTTTTTCTTGGTTTATAGTACTAGTACTATACAAGCAAGCTACTCTCACTAATCACTCTTTATTCATTTACTTATTAATTAATCCAAACAATCCAACTCGaaacttttcattttcttctaaTTTAGATTCTATAATAACTAATTTTCtctgtttgttttgatttactTACTACTTAGTATTTTGTTTCTGTTGTTCCTTTTTGCAATTTAGGGTAAaccatgaaaagaaaaaagtattCAATTCCCTCTCCAAGGGTTAGCCAAAGATGCAATAAAGTTGTTGATGAAACAGAAAATCATGAACTTTGCCCTTACTTTGCTAATATTCCATCTCACCTTGTTGTGCAAATTTTGCTTCAACTTCCGATTAAGTCTCTTCTCATTTGTAAATGTGTCTGCAAAATGTGGAAAGCACTCATTTCAGAACCACATTTTGTTAAATTGCACTTTCACAAAACACCCGTTAGTCTCATGATTCGGACCAAAGACCATAGAGTGTCAAGAACCCTACACCTTCTTGAATGCGAGCCTGAGAAGTTTGAGATTGGAAGTGACAATCATGTCAAGCTTCAGCCTATATTCAAGCTTCCTCTTCGTGATGCCAAATCGTTAAGGGAGAAAATGATGAATAAACCCAAGCGCCCTGTTCGTGCTGTGAGATTAGTTTTGGAGAAAAACACTGACAAGAACAGTGATGGGGATAGTCAAATGCTTAATATTGATTCCAAACCATATTATGATAAGTTTGGCGTTGTGAATTCTTGCAATGGCTTGCTTTGTTTGTGTTGTCCATTTGAAGGAAACCCTTTAGTGATTAGCAATCCAGTCACTGGTGAGTTTATAAGACTTCCTAAATCTGCTAACGCTCCTAGTCGAGTACGTAAGCTAGAACCagttggttttggttttggtttccaacctaaaactaatgaatataTGGTGATACAAATTTGGAATAAATATGTTAGACGTTCCTATACCCGGGTGTTGGAGCGTATGATATTTGAGATAAACACAGTTGGAACACTATCATGGAGAAATGTTGAAGTGGATCCTCAAGTTTCTAATTCGACGCTTAAGTATCCCACTTGTTTGAATGGCGTGATTCATTGGATCAGATTTGAGGGTCAAACTCAGAATAGGTCTATATTGTGTTTTTGTTTAGAAAGTGAGAGGTTGCAATCATTTCCTTCTCCTCCACATGTGTTTAGAAATCATCATACAGTTTCTCGTAATGAGCCTATCAGCATGGGAGAATCAAGGGGATTGCTTTACATTTGCGATAGATCTTCTTTCCATGATGTTACAATGTGGGTTATGAAAGAATATGGCATTGGAGAATCATGGACTAAGGTTTACAACATTGATACTTCGATCAGTGCTTTGGGCAGACCGGATCGGTGGCGTTGTGGTTTATGTTGGCCGCTAAAACACTTTGAAGATGGTGCTTCCTTGCTGTTATATCATTCCTGCAAGTGTCTTATCTACTTCGAACCTGAGAAATATGGATTCAAAGTTTTTCGAATTCATGGGACTGATTCAGAACAAGTTCAAATAATTCCACACACTCCAAGTCTAGTCTCATTAAAAGATGTTGTGAAAGGAGACAATATTGAGGTGCTGAATATCTACTCAATGTAAGAATTTAgcttctaatattttattttttttgaaaattgaatttgatgctcccttaaaaatcataattaattttaatcataagaCAAGTATTGAAAGAGGCCGGTTTATAAAGTGGTTGGTTGGTCATAAGCATTTACTTAGACCTTCAAGTCTCTGTATCAAAACTGGCATAAGggtcattatttaattaatcaaagaCAAGTATTGAAAGAGACATGTGTCATGTGTGAGAATAGAAGACATGTGTTGTTACAATATAGATCTTCTCTTCTTAAGGTTGTGATGTTTCCTCAATCAGTTGCTTATACAACTATTTGATTTATGGTATAGTTTTTGGATCTTCTCTTCTTTAGTTATTGAAATTATTCCCTAATATTGTTTTGATTTATACAGGTGTGCAAATGTTAAATTGCGCGAAGAAAATGAAGTTCTTTCCTTGTCTCAACAACTTGTTTGAGACTTGGTAAGTACACGTTCTTCATCATCTTATTgtaatttgatttatatatcttcCTCAATTTGATGGTGAAGAATTCGGTGATGAACTTGTTTCTTAAGAAGAGTACGTCTGTTTTCACGTTGACGTGTATTCAGATTACTACAATTTTAGGCATGTTACGTAGACTTTCTTACTTAATATTGGTGTCATTTTGTATAGGTGCACAAATTTTAAAGTCtgtgaagaaaatgaagatccTGAATGATGGCTTGACAAGTgctctcctcctcctcctcaggTGGTGGGCCTTTTGATGAAGAGTACAACTCCAAAGTTATGATTTCGCTAGTTGtgatatttgaaaaaatacatATCTCGTTTTATGATGCAAAATGATGTCTTTTTGTAATCTTTaatcctagatgttcattagtCGTTATCTATGGTTTTACAAGACTGGCATGTTATCTTGTTGGCTTAGTTTATAATGTTAGACTtcatttatacacttcacatccgggaacctaagcaatgtgagacttcaaacaaactctgTCTCATTTAAGCCTATATGTCATTTTCATTCTGGATCCTTATCTGTGTAAATTATATTGAACCATCTTTTTAAGGAGTTTGGATGGAATTGATTAGATAAGGATAATTTAATGATTGTTCTAGAAAAAGCAAAATGATGAATTTGTGAGAGCAGGTCCAAATCCTAGACGACTTTCATCATGGGAACCGTTGTTGGACAACCTTCATAAAAGGTTGAACTGTTGGGGTAATACGTTTAGTAGTCATGGAGGAAGAATTGTGTGGCTTAATGCAGTTTTAAACTCCATTCCTATCTTCTTATTATCTTTTCTTAAGACGCCGATTCAAATATGATGGAAGAATGTGGTTCAAAAATATAATGGGCCGAgacttttttttcaaaaataaaaattggttagACCCGACTACGTTTGAAAATGTAAACCTACTTTTGCAGTTCTGTTCTGTGTTGAAACCCTTATTCGCCAACAGTTTTATTATACAAGGTACTCTCACTGATcactctttatttatttatttatttatttatttatttatttatcgaTAATCACTTTGATTTACTCATTAATCCAAAGAATCCAACTCaaacctttttattttcttctcatTTAGCTTCTATCATAACTTATTTTCtctgtttgtttgttttgatttactaCTTATTTTGTTTCTGTTGATCCTTTTTGCAATTTAGTGTAAACcatgaaaacaaaaaagtatcCAATTCCCTCTGCAAGGGCTAGCCAAAGATGCAATAAACAAAAGGGAAAGTTGATGATGAGATGCAAAATCATCAACTTTGCCCTTACTTTGATAATATTCCATCTCACATCACTGCACAAATTTTGCTTCAACTTCCGATTAAGTCTCTTCTCATTTGTAAATGTGTCTGCAAAATCTGGAAAACACTCATTTCAGAACCACATTTTGCTAAATTGCACTTTCAGCGATCACCGAGTAGTTTCATGATTCGGACCAGTGACTCAACACGGGTGTCTAGAACCCTGCAACTTCTTGAGTGCGAGCCTGAAAAGTTTGAGATTGGAAGTGACAATCTTGTCAAGCTTTCTCCTATATTCAAGCTTCCTCTTCGTGATGCCAAATCTTTAAGGAATAGACCCAAGCGTCCTATTCGTGCTGTGAGATTAGTTTTGGAAAAAAAACAACAAGAATAGTGATGGGGATAGCCAAATGCTTAATATTGATGTCAAGCCATATGATGATAAGTTTGGTGTTGTGAATTCTTGCAATGGCTTGCTTTGTTTGTGTTTTCCAATTGAAGGAAACCCTTTAGTGATTTGCAATCCAGTCACTGGCGAGTTTATGAGACTTCCTAAAGCTACTAAAACTCCTAATCAACTACGTAATCTAGAACCAGttggttttggttttagttTCCAACctaaaactaatgaatataTGGTGATACAAATTTGGAACAAATTTGTTAAACGTGGCTATCACCATGTGTTTGAGCGTATGATTCTTGACATAAACACACTTGGAACACCATCATGGAGAAATGTTGAAGTGGATCATCAAGTTTTTTATTCGAGGCTTAAGTATCCCACTTGTTTGAATGGCGTGATTCATTGGATCAGATTTGAGCGTCATGAAAGGTCTATATTGTGTTTTTGTTTAGAAAGTGAGAGGTTGCAATCATTTCCTTCTCCTCCTCCACAAGTGTTTAGAAATCATAATAGAATTTCTTGTAATCAGCATATCAGCATGGGAGAATCAAGGGGATTGCTTTACATTTGCGATACATCTTTTATACATGATGTTACAATGTGGGTTATGAATGAATATGGCATTGGAGAATCATGGACTCAGGTTTACAACATTGATACTACGATCAGTTCTTTGGGCACACCGGATCGGTGGAGTTATGGTTTATGTTGGCCGCTAAAACACTTTGAAGATGGTGCTTCCATATTGTTATATCATTCCTGCAATTGTCTTATCTACTATGAACCTGAGAAATATGGGTTCAAAGTTTTTCGAATTCATGATACGGGTTCAGAATTAGTTGAAGTAATTCCACACACTCCAAGTCTAATCTCATTAAAAGATGTTGTGGAAGGAGATAATATTGAGGTGCTGAATATCCACTCAATGTAAGAATTTAGCTtcctaataatttatttttattgaaatttgaatttgatgcTCCCTTAAAAATCATAGTAATGTCAGTTTTTGGATCTTCTTTAGTTATTAAGTAGTAAACGGTTTCTTGAAATTATACTGTctaattgttttaatttatatagGTGTGCAAATGTTAAATTGCGTGAAGAAAATGAAGTTCTTTCCTTGTCTCAACTTATGGTTACTTAATGTATCTTCCTCCTCAATTTGATGGTGAAGAATTCGGTGATCAGCCTGTTTATTAAGAAGAGTACGTCTGTTTTCGCATTGATGGGTATTCAGACCCTTGCTTACTATTTTAGGCATGTTACTTAGACTTTCTTTCGCAATATTGGTTATGATTagatttattacttttaacaattgaattttaattgttttggcaTACTATTGAACCCTTCACTATCCTTTTGCCTTGTTCACTTTATAACTCAGGTTTGTTGGTTATGATTTCACATTTTCCTATTATTGTTTTATGGTTTGAACTATTTAGTTTAGTGCTTCAAGTGGGAggtatgaaaatgaaaatgattatTGCACCACCTTTTACATCTGTTTATTGATCTCCTTTTTATGATTTTCTTCATTTGTCATATCTTGTTTCTCTTTCTCAATGGCGGCATCTCGTTATTTGTTTTTGCTTCTGCAACAAACTGCAAATCCATTGCATGTAATGTTTGGTTTGTCTTgctactaaaaatttattttgaatttattaaaCTTAAATTTGGATAGATAATTTGTTGAACTAATTGTTGTGTTGAAACTATAACATATCACAGTGGCATTTGAAATTCAGTAGGATTTAAAGAAACTGAAGCAGATCATAAGGACTTCGATTAAGTAGTTAAAATTCTCATTGAACTTAACTATCTCAATGAGTCATAAACTGAAGTAGCTACTGTAATGTTGTAATGCTAGACAATAATTAATATCTGTACAAATTGTTGAACATTTTAATTCGATCAATCTTATTGTAAAGAGTGTTGTCAAATATCGGCAATGGCAGAGCCATGGCGGATTGTGGTGGTGGATTTTTCAACAACTGTGAAGCTTCAACTTGTTTGAGCTTTGGTTGTTGCAGAGTCATATCAGTGGGACAAAACTCTCTTAGCATAACAAGCCTAACCTCACTGTATACCTCCTCACATTTCTAATTCTTCATCCATTAAGCAGCATTTGATATCTAATCTAACAATTCGTATTCAAActgctacttttttttttcttttttttggctTGAAACTACTACTTACTCCGTcagtctcaaatataagcaaaaacagGTCAAcaaaatgtatttggtctaaattttaTACAAAACCATAGTAAGATTATTTTGTGATACATTGCATTTGCTCGAAGAACTTATTTGCAATATGGTGGTACTGACTAACGCGCCTTAACAACTCTTGTTTACACAGCTTAACAGCGCATACAATAACTTCTCCAAGGTACTTTCACTAATCGCTCTTCGTTTGTTTTCTATATTTAATTGTTAGAAAGTTATTTGTCGACAAGTGCTAACTCAACTGATataaaatgtcgaaattgttaggccggacgttatgaccggggttcgaaacCCCGGTTTCCTCACTTATGTAtgtgagtttataatgattTTCCCATTTCGATTATCTAcccaaaaaaattgttatataaagttattttgtGAGTCGGTACAATTCAATTGGTAGATACATGATATTAATAATAAGCAGTGACCCGGACCGAGAACCATTAGACTATTATAGAACAAAAAACGGGTAAGCTTTTATTTGCTTCTTAGAGtccgtttattttatttttggcaaaattacTCTCGTAGTCCCTTAATTTAATTTCAGGTAACGATTTagtcctttatatttttttacgttCTTTATGTTCCTTCATCCGTGTTTGTATATGATTTTTCAAgcttcaaatttataattttctttcagAGCATAACATATATTTATGATTGAAACAACACAAAGAAAGAAAACTATATGAATGTTCAACTCGGTTTCATGTTCAACTCATGTTTATATGaatgtattaaaaaataaatcacttCACATTTAACTCGGTTTtagccaaaatcaattttacaaaatcaattcacTCAAAATCATTTCTCACCGTAGAACCAAACATACACGTAGCCATGAAAAGAAGAAAGGATCCAATTACCTCTGCAAGGGATATGAAGAGAAGCAATGCAGCAAAAAGGAAACTAATAATTGCACTTTGAGCAAGCACCAATTTGTTTCATGATTCGGCCTGCTGATTATAGACGAGTGACAAGAACCCTGTACCTTGTTGAGTGTGAACCTGAAAAGTTTGAGATTGGAAGCAACAATCATGTCAAGTTGGAGCCTATGTTCAAGCTTCCTCTTCGTGATG
It contains:
- the LOC123907722 gene encoding F-box/kelch-repeat protein At3g06240-like, yielding MKRKKYSIPSPRVSQRCNKVVDETENHELCPYFANIPSHLVVQILLQLPIKSLLICKCVCKMWKALISEPHFVKLHFHKTPVSLMIRTKDHRVSRTLHLLECEPEKFEIGSDNHVKLQPIFKLPLRDAKSLREKMMNKPKRPVRAVRLVLEKNTDKNSDGDSQMLNIDSKPYYDKFGVVNSCNGLLCLCCPFEGNPLVISNPVTGEFIRLPKSANAPSRVRKLEPVGFGFGFQPKTNEYMVIQIWNKYVRRSYTRVLERMIFEINTVGTLSWRNVEVDPQVSNSTLKYPTCLNGVIHWIRFEGQTQNRSILCFCLESERLQSFPSPPHVFRNHHTVSRNEPISMGESRGLLYICDRSSFHDVTMWVMKEYGIGESWTKVYNIDTSISALGRPDRWRCGLCWPLKHFEDGASLLLYHSCKCLIYFEPEKYGFKVFRIHGTDSEQVQIIPHTPSLVSLKDVVKGDNIEVLNIYSMCANVKLREENEVLSLSQQLV